From the Jilunia laotingensis genome, the window TGAACACAGAATAATCCATCTCGTCCACATTGTATATTTGTTTCTCACGACCGCTCATACGTAATAGCCGAATAGCTTTAGAATAAGCATCCCCAGTGAAACCACCCGCATATTTTAATAATGTAGCTATTGTCTCACCTTTTTTCATTTCATAATACATGGGTCTTTTCACTTTACCGGAAATATCGACCAGACAATCGTAAGGTGGTACAATAATCACATCACCCTCCATAAGACGAATATCATCATTCATCTTACCTTTCAATATATAATCATATACATCGACATCAGCAACTTTCTTTCCATTACGCATTACCTGTATGCTACGTAAACTACCGATTGGGCTTACTCCACCGGCACGATACAAAGCATGAAATACGGATGAAAATGAAGATAAAGTATATGTACCCGGTACAGCCACCTCTCCCATTAAGTTTATCTGAATGGTACGAATTTGCCCCAACGTCAAATTTATTTGTGAAGTATTACCAGAAATACCGGAATAAATCTTACTAAATTCACGTTGTAAAAAGTTATTAGCTTCTTTTACTGTCATCCCGCTCAAATAAACCGGACCAATAGTACTCACAGATATACTCCCTTCAGGAGAAATTGTCTGTCGAATAGTATTTTCTGAAGCGCCCCATACATCGATGATAACTTCATCTCCTGGGCCTAAGCGATAATTAGCAGGAGTAGCGATATTCGAATTCGGTTCAAAAGACAGATTTCTACTGGTAAATATATTCCGTCCAAAAACCAGCTTAGATGCTTGATTAGCATTTTTCATTTCAGTAGGAGTCTGTACTTCAGTACTGAGTTCATCCAAAGTACCCGCTGTAACTTCTTCTGGAGCTTCCAAGCGTTGCCTGCGTTGAGCAGCCACAGAAGTCGCTCTATTCTCTTCTCCCTGTGATTCTTCGTAACGAGTTTTTATTCGTTCTACTTGTTCCTTAGTAACGCCTCTTCTCATCAACTCTGTAGTCATTTCCTTCTGACTTTTCCCTTGCTTCTGGGCATCCTTTACATATTGTACCACCTGGTCATCGGACATATGTTGAGCAACAGCTATTCCGGTGAAGGCAATAATCAATAAGAACAGTGCAATAAATCTACGCATAAGATATTCCGATTAATCTTTATATAAGTTCTGTATTTATTATAAATCGGGCGCAAAGGTAACACATTATTTTCATAATATAAATTTATTTCAGTCCTAAGTTTTTGAAATTACATTAAAAAGCAAACTAACCCGAAAACTCAAAAATAGAATTTCTATTTATAAATCCCGTTGCTTATTCCTTCACAACAGCCACAAGAATCATCAAATCAAATGTATAACTTAACTTTAGCAAACTGTTTTATTTTCTTCACACCTTCAAAACTATATTCCCAAATTTCAATTATCATAATTTTTCGATGATAAATAGGACAAGTTATTTCATTAACATTCTAAAATTATTCAAATATTTTCTTCCACCAAGAAATTATGTAATATCTACTTTTTTCATATTTGGTAATATATACGATTCTTTTAGAGTGTATAGAAAACTTTACTCAAGATACTTATATATAAAGTATAAAAACATACCTATTCTCACACTCCTTATTTTTAATACCAACTGAAAAAACTTCCAAAGCGAATATAAAACAAAAAAAATCTCTTTTGTTTTTGTTTTTTCAAATAAAGCTGTAATTTTGCACACCGTAAACGAGACCTGCCGCTATAGCTCAGTTGGTAGAGCAACGCATTCGTAACGCGTAGGTCGCCAGTTCAAGTCTGGCTAGCGGCTCATTTACAGTTTTAGATATATACTCCTCTTGTGAATCACAAAAATCCTTCTAAAAAGAAAAAGTCTTGGACTTTTCCGAAACTAAGTAGTACTATAATTATCATTGGATTAATACCTATTATTTATGGTATTTTCTTGTATTGCCTACAAAATACTTCTATAATACCCAATACAAGCAATGTCATAAAATCACAGAAAGTTCCAAAAGCAACAGAACTTGAAAGACCACTTTTACTTTCTCCCAAACAAGAACAAATCGTACATCATACTGGTTATATCGTATCATACAACGAATCTTTGCGATTACCAAACTGGGTAGCGTATGAACTAACGCGACAAGAGACACAAGGAAATGCAAAAAGGAGCAACCGTTTCATCCCTGATCCAATGATAAAAGGAACAATTGCCACCAATTCAGATTATCTTCATTCTGGATACGACAAAGGTCATATGGCACCAGCAGCTGACATGAAATGGAGCAGCATCGCAATGAAAGAATCATTTTATTTCAGTAATATATGCCCCCAACACCCTGAACTTAATCGGAAAAAATGGAAAGATCTTGAGGATAAAATACGTGACTGGGCAATCGAAGATAGTGCGATCATCATAATTTGCGGACCAATCGTAGACAAAACACCCAAAGTTATTGGAAAAAACAAGGTAGTAATACCGCAGCAGTTCTTCAAAGCGATTCTGTCTCCTTTCACCCAGCCCCCGAAAGCAATCGGATTCCTTTTCACAAACGAACAATCTGTGTCACCATTGTCCAATTATGCTGTATCTGTAGACAGCATTGAAATATTGACCGGGATGGATTTCTTTTCCCCACTGCCTGATCACATAGAAGACAGTATCGAAGCCCATTTAAATATTAACCAATGGAATTTATAAATTTATTTGCTACTATACAATATTCTTTTAAAAACCAAATGTAAATATATCAAAATCAAAATATCTATTAAACATTAATCACTGACAAATAAAAATCTGCAATTTTCTTCTTACCTTTGACATTATAAAAAACATTATCATTCTAATGAATAAAAAAAAGAAAAAATTATTTATCGGCTTGTTCAGCATTATCTTTATTATCAGCTTGGCCACCGTGAGTATTACATATTATTATTTACTATACCCGCAATTTCACCCCGTTAAAACCATTTACGTTTATATAGATCGGGATGATACGGCAGATTCCATATACAACAAAATAAAAGCCAATGGATTTCCCAATACACTAACCGGCTTCCGATGGATGGCTAAATTCCGCAACCTGAAAAAAACGATTCATACAGGACGATATGCAATACATCCCGGAGATAATGTCCACCACGTCTACAGTCGCATATCTCGTGGCCATCAAGTGCCTATCAATCTAACAATCAGCAGTGTAAGGACACTCGATAAATTAGCAGGGAATATAGGAAAACAATTAATGATTGATTCAACAGAAATCGCATCCGTGTTATCCGACAGCCTTTTTATACAAAAAATGGGATACGATAAAGCAACCATAGCTTGCCTATTTATACCGGAAACGTATCAAGTATATTGGAATATCAGTGTCGATGATTTTTTTAAACGAATTCATAAAGAACATAAGAAATTCTGGAATGACGAACGACTCGCCAAAGCTCAATCCATAGGAATGACACCGGAAGAAATCTCCACATTAGCTTCCATTGTAGAAGAAGAAACAAACAACAATGATGAAAAGCCCAAAGTTGCAGGATTATATATTAACCGTCTCCGCATTGGAATGCCCCTTCAAGCCGATCCAACTATCAAATTCGCACTGCAAGACTTTGGTTTGCGAAGAATAACCAATGAAAATCTTCAAGTTGAATCTCCCTATAATACATATGTTAATATAGGACTTCCACCGGGGCCAATCCGTATCCCCACTGTAAAAGGCATTGATAGTGTATTGAATTATACGAAGCATAATTATATATATATGTGTGCTAAGGAAGATTTTTCGGGTACGCATAATTTTGCATCCAATTACACTGACCACATGATAAATGCCCGCAAATATTGGAAAGCATTAAATGATAAAAAGATTTTTAAGTAAATCTTATCAATAATGAGTTTAAAAAATGTACCTTTGCGAAAAGGTACAATAAAACCGTACCTAATACTAATTTTAAATAGATATTATGAACAAGCAACTCTTACTTGGCGACGAAGCCATTGCACAAGCAGCATTGGATGCCGGACTCTCAGGTGTTTACGCTTATCCGGGCACTCCTTCAACAGAGATAACTGAATATATCCAGCTATCTCCTATCACAAATGAACGGAACATACACAATCGTTGGTCTGCTAACGAAAAGACAGCCATGGAAGCTGCATTGGGTATGTCATATGCTGGTAAACGAGCATTAGTTTGCATGAAACATGTAGGCATGAATGTAGCTGCCGACTGTTTCATCAATTCTGCAATCACAGGAGTTAATGGAGGCCTTATTGTAATTGCTGCCGACGATCCGAGCATGCACTCTTCACAAAACGAACAGGACAGTCGCTTCTACGGAGATTTCTCGCTGATCCCAATGTATGAACCGAGCAATCAGCAAGAAGCTTATGACATGGTGTATAATGGATTCGAATTTTCTGAAAAGACCGGAGAACCGATTCTATTACGTATGGTTACCCGCCTTGCCCATTCACGTTCAGGCGTCGAACGCAAAGAACAGAAGCCTCAAAACGAATTAACATTTAGCGATGATCCCCGTCAATTCATCCTTCTTCCTGCCATTGCACGTAAACGCTATAAGATGCTGCTTGCGCGTCAAGATGAATTTATCAAAGCATCTGAAGAATCACCATATAACAAATATATCGATGGTCCGAATAAAAAAATGGGTATTATAGCATGTGGCATCGGCTACAACTATCTGATGGAAAATTATCCGGAAGGTTGTGAATTCCCTGTATTAAAAATCGGACAATACCCTCTCCCCAAGAAACAATTATTACAATTAGTAGAAGTCTGCGATGAAATCTTAGTATTAGAGGACGGCCAACCATTTGTTGAAAAACATCTTAAGGGTTATTTGGGAATCGGTGTAAAAGTCAAGGGGCGCTTAGATGGAACCTTATCGCAAGATGGGGAATTGAATCCTGATTCTGTAGCACGCGCTGTCGGCAAAGAGAACAAGTCCGAATTCACAGTTCCTGAAATCGTAGAGATGCGTCCTCCAGCATTATGCGAAGGATGTGGCCATCGCGATATGTATACTACATTAACTGAAGTTTTAAGAAATGAATACCCAGGGCATAAAGTGTTCAGCGACATCGGTTGTTACACTTTAGGAGCAAATGCACCATTTAATGCCATAAATTCTTGTGTAGACATGGGAGCTTCCATTACTATGGCTAAGGGTGCTTCAGATGCAGGAGTATATCCAGCAGTAGCTGTTATTGGCGATTCTACGTTTACCCATTCTGGAATGACCGGACTACTGGATTGCATCAATGAAAATTCAAACGTTACAATTGTTATTTCCGATAATGAAACAACAGCTATGACCGGTGGACAAGATTCGGCAGGAACCGGACGTATTGAATCTATTTGCACGGGATTGGGAGTCGATCCTACACATGTACGGGTAGTAGTGCCTCTAAAGAAAAACTATGAGGAAATGAAACAAGTTATTCGTGAAGAACTTAACTATCACGGTGTTTCCGTTATTATCCCCCGCAGAGAGTGTATCCAAACATTAGCACGTAAAAAAAGAAATAAGTAAGCCATGAAAAAAGATATCATATTATCAGGTGTAGGTGGACAAGGTATCCTTTCTATCGCCACAGTCATCGGTAAGGCAGCCTTGAAAGACGGACTTTACATGAAACAAGCCGAAGTACACGGCATGAGCCAACGAGGAGGAGATGTACAATCGAACTTGCGCATCAGCGATCAACCGATCGCATCCGATTTAATTCCAACAGGCAAATGTGACTTGATCATTTCATTGGAACCCATGGAAGGACTACGTTACCTCCCATACCTAAGTCCAACGGGATGGTTAGTCACTAATGAAACTCCTTTTATTAATATTCCTAATTATCCGGCAGAAGACAAAGTATTAGAAGAAATCAGCAAATTACCTCATAAGGTAGTATTAAATGTGGATAAAGTGGCTAAAGAAGTCGGTTCTCCCCGTGTTGCCAATATTGTATTATTAGGTGCTACAATTCCTTTTTTAGGCATTGATTATCAAAAGATTCAAGATAGTATACGTGAAATATTCCAACGCAAAGGTGATGCTATCGTAGAAATGAATCTGAAAGCACTGGCTGCAGGAAAAGAAATTGCAGAAAAGCTGATGTAAATATCCACATATCAAATAATGTGCCAGTTGACTTGCATAACCATGGAGTGCAATTAACTGGCATTTTGATCTATTCGCTTAGAAATACAACATTATACACCATAAAAAATCATTCTTAGGAATAAAATATAGATAAGCGTTGATTTCGTATTAACACATTAATGTACATTTAAAAGCAATTGGGAACTTATATGTTTTCAATTTAATTCATTTCTTATGCAATTATTAAAGAAGAGAATCCTCCAGGATGGAAAATGCTTTGAGGGCGGAATTTTAAAAGTAGATAGTTTTATAAATCACCAAATGGATCCGACATTGATGAAATCAATCGGAGTTGAATTTGTACGCCGTTTTGCAGCCACCAATGTTAACAAGATAATGACAATAGAAGCCAGCGGAATTGCTCCTGCCATCATGACTGGCTATTTAATGGATTTACCTGTGGTATTTGCCAAAAAGAAATCGCCTAAAACCATTCAAAACGCTTTAAGCACTACAGTACACTCATTCACAAAAGATCGTGATTACGAAGTAGTCATTAGTTCAGACTTTCTGACCCCAACGGACAATATTCTTTTTGTAGATGATTTTTTAGCTTATGGAAATGCAGCATTAGGTGTTTTAGATCTGATCAGACAATCCGGTGCTAATCTAGTTGGCATGGGATTTATTATAGAAAAGGCATTCCAAAATGGTCGTAAAACACTGGAAGCACAGGGAGTACGCATCGAGAGTTTAGCCATCATCGAAGATCTTTCAAACTGCCAGATAAAAATCAAGTAAACTTGTACGATATAGAGAAAACCTATAAATAGCGTACTTCCACACAATACTCCAACTGGATTTAACCATTCACCTGTTTAAATTCTGTTCGGGTTAAAGTATTGACCTTTTTTAAGTGTTTGTTTTCCATATTGAACAGCATGCTTCGGACAAATATGATAACAAGCTAAGCAAGAAGTACAGTTATCGCCCCATACCGGTTTACAATCTACCAGTACAATATTTCCTACAGGACAAAACATCTCACAGCGTTTACAAGATATACAGTCGTCCGTAGTAAAGAATTTACTTGTCACGATTCCTTTCCTGACAAACAAGGGATTAATGATTTTCGTTTTAATAAAAGGAAATTTACCTTTGTTACAATTAAAAAGAGCTTTCTTCTCCTCTATTGCATGATTGATCTCAGCAACCCTATCAATTGCTTCTTGCAGTTTATATTTTTCCAATTCTTTTGAATCGATATCAAAACCTGGAAGAAGTACATAATTATTAGGCATGATTACTGAAAAACCAGCGTTACACTCCCAACTCTTCTTTTTTACAGCGTTACAAAACATTCGATGAGCTAAACCTATATCATCTCCACATGAACATACGAAAAAAAGGTATTGATTATGATAATTAAGAAATGTAAGCCGCTGTATGAATTGCAAGACAATGGGAGGCACCCCCCATGAATATATTGGAAAGATGAAACCTATTTTTTCATTATCAGCTATGTAATATTGAAAATCAAGTTTATGTAAAGCATCGGGAATAAACACCAATTGCTCATTTTGCACTTTAGAAAGCTGTAAAGCAATCCACTTAGAATTACCGGTACCAGAAAAATAGAAGATCATAAGGAAAATAAAAAAAGCCGTACCGACGATGTGATGAAACTCTGATAGAACAAGATTTGAGTGCCCGCCCCCTTTGTAATCCACCGGCTATTCGCTATCCCGAAGGACGTGGCCCGCCATTGAGGACTGAAGCTTTCTCGGTATATCAGATTAATTTGAAGAGTTTCCCGATCCAGTCGATACGGCTAATATTTTAACTACACAAATATATTAACTTTGCATGAAATAAACAAGGAAAAAACACAAATTGTTTGTCCTTAACTAACTTTTCGCGCTTTCTAAATCACATAGAAATAACAAAAAACTGCCGATTACTAAGTGGTAATCGGCAGTATAATCCTTAAACTGTGTATTTTAAGCAACTTTTGCTTTAGCTACAACAGCCTTGAAAGCTTCCGGATGATTCATTGCTAAATCAGCTAAAACCTTACGATTTATTTCAATACCGGCTTTATGCAAACCGCCCATCAATTTAGAATATGACATTCCTTCAAGACGTGCAGCAGCATTGATACGTTGTATCCAAAGAGCGCGGAAATTTCTTTTCTTATTTCTACGGTCACGGAACGCATATGTCAAACCCTTTTCCCAAGTGTTTTTAGCTACGGTCCAAACGTTTTTTCTTGCACCAAAGTAACCTCTGGTTAATTTCAAAATTTTCTTTCTTCTTGCTTTTGAAGCAACATGATTTACTGATCTTGGCATAGTTTTACTCTTTTTTGAATGTTAGCGTCGATACTTCACGTAGCGAACTTAAAGCTAATGCATTCGGTTAATACTTTAATAATACTTTTACGCTTTTGATTACTTCATAGCTAAGAGTTCCTTAATCTGGCTTACATTTGTTGTATCAACAGTTGTAGAGTAGCACAGATTTCTTTTTCTCTTCTTAGTTTTCTTAGTCAAAATATGACTGTGAAAAGCGTGCTTTCTTTTGATTTTACCTGTTCCGGTAAGGGTAAACCTTTTTTTAGAACCGGAGTTAGTCTTCATCTTTGGCATCTTACTTGTTTTTAAATTATTAAATATATGGCAACGCACTATACCTGCGCGTTACGCATTCTTTCGTTTTTATTCTTTTTCTGCGTTTCCATCTGCTTTTACAGCATCAGGAGTAGCAGTTTTTATATTAACGACAGGCTTCTTTGGAGCCCCTTCTTTCTTTTTAGGAGAAAGCTGGATCGTCATACGCTTACCTTCCAAAATCGGCATCTGATCTACCTTCGCATATTCTTCCAAATCATTGGCAAAACGAAGTAGCAATACTTCCCCTTGTTCTTTAAAAAGGATTGAACGTCCTTTGAAAAACACATAAGCCTTCACCTTATCTCCATCTTCCAAAAAACCTTTGGCATGTTTCAATTTAAAATTGTAATCATGATCATCCGTTTGAGGTCCGAAACGTATTTCTTTTACGTTTACTTTCACCTGTTTGGCCTTTTGTTCTTTTTGGCGTTTCTTCAATTGATACAGAAACTTTGAATAGTCAATAATACGACAAACAGGGGGTTGTGCATTAGGTGAAATTTCTACCAAATCCATTTCTTTTTCTTCAGCCATTTTTAATGCTTGGAAAATAGGATATACTTTCGGTTCCACTTCGTCGCCCACAATGCGAACTTCTTTGGCACGAATCTGTTCATTGATCCGGTACTGCCCTTTCAAGGTATCATTTTTCATTAAACGATTACTTCCGATTTGTTTTTTATTGTCTACCAAATTATTCTATATTTTTTAATTTCGCGCAAAGTTACCATTTATTTATCATATTTTGAACTTCTTCGTTCATTATTTTAGCAAATTCTTCAAATTTCATGGTTCCTTTGTCACCTTCCCCTTGCCTACGAACAGAAACTTCACCATTTTCAGCTTCTTTTTCACCAACAATAAGCATGTAAGGAATACGTTTCATCTCATTATCTCGAATCTTACGACCAATTTTTTCATTACGATCATCCACAATAGCACGAATTTCACGTGTTTTCAGATACATTTTTACTTGTTCGGCATACTCATTAAATTTCTCACTAATCGGTAAAATTGCAACCTGATCAGGAGTCAACCACAATGGGAACTTGCCGGCAGTATGCTCAATAAGTACGGCTACAAAGCGTTCCATAGATCCGAACGGTGCGCGGTGAATCATTACCGGACGATGCTTCTGGTTATCGGATCCCATATACTCAAGATCGAATCTTTCCGGCAAGTTATAATCTACTTGAATAGTTCCCAATTGCCAACGACGACCGATAGCGTCTTTCACCATGAAGTCCAATTTAGGACCATAAAAAGCAGCTTCACCATATTCAATTTTTGCTTTCAACCCCTTTTCCTCACACGCTTCGATGATTGCTTGCTCTGCCTTTTCCCAATTTTCGTCACTTCCGATATATTTCTCACGGTTCACTTTATCACGAAGAGAAATCTGAGCTTCAAAATTAGAGAAGTCCATTGAACGGAATACAATTGAAATAATATCCATTACACGAAGAAATTCTCCTTTCACCTGATCGGGACGGCAAAAAATATGTGCATCATCCTGCGTAAAGCTACGAACACGGGTCAGCCCGTGAAGTTCACCGCTTTGCTCATAACGACATACTGTTCCGAACTCAGCAATACGCAAAGGCAAATCTTTATAAGAACGGGGAAAGTTTTTATAAATCTCACAATGATGAGGGCAGTTCATCGGCTTTAAGAAATATTCCTCTCCCTCTTCCGGAGTATGTATCGGTTGGAAAGCATCCTTTCCATATTTGGCATAATGCCCTGAAGTCACATAAAGCAACTTATTTCCAATGGGTGGAGTTATTACTTCCTGATAATCGTAACGAGTTTGAATACGACGAAGGAATTCTTGCAGACGAAGACGTAGAGCAGTCCCTTTAGGCAACCACATCGGCAAACCTTTTCCTACTGTATCAGAGAACATGAAGAGTTGCATTTCCTTACCGATCTTACGATGGTCACGTTTTTTTGCTTCTTCCATTAAAGTCAGATATTCATCCAACATTTTCTTTTTCGGGAAAGTTATACCATATATACGAGTCAGCATTTTACGATCTTCATGTCCACGCCAATAAGCACCAGCCACAGAAGTCAATTTGATGGCCTTGATCGGAGCTGTTGTCATCAAATGTGGTCCCCGGCAAAGATCGGTAAACGCACCTTGAGTATACGTAGTGATATGACCATCTTCCAGTTCGGAAATCAATTCACATTTATAAGTTTCTCCACGATTACCAAACATTTTCAATGCATCCGACTTTGCTATATCCGCACGAACCACGGCTTCCTTCTTTGCGACCAATTCAGCCATTTTAGCTTCAATAGCAGGCAGATCAGCCTCTTTAATAACAGCCTCTCCCGGGTCAACATCATAATAGAAACCATTTTCAATAGCCGGACCTATACCAAACTGTATTCCCGGATAGAGTTCT encodes:
- a CDS encoding DNA/RNA non-specific endonuclease, producing MNHKNPSKKKKSWTFPKLSSTIIIIGLIPIIYGIFLYCLQNTSIIPNTSNVIKSQKVPKATELERPLLLSPKQEQIVHHTGYIVSYNESLRLPNWVAYELTRQETQGNAKRSNRFIPDPMIKGTIATNSDYLHSGYDKGHMAPAADMKWSSIAMKESFYFSNICPQHPELNRKKWKDLEDKIRDWAIEDSAIIIICGPIVDKTPKVIGKNKVVIPQQFFKAILSPFTQPPKAIGFLFTNEQSVSPLSNYAVSVDSIEILTGMDFFSPLPDHIEDSIEAHLNINQWNL
- the mltG gene encoding endolytic transglycosylase MltG; the protein is MNKKKKKLFIGLFSIIFIISLATVSITYYYLLYPQFHPVKTIYVYIDRDDTADSIYNKIKANGFPNTLTGFRWMAKFRNLKKTIHTGRYAIHPGDNVHHVYSRISRGHQVPINLTISSVRTLDKLAGNIGKQLMIDSTEIASVLSDSLFIQKMGYDKATIACLFIPETYQVYWNISVDDFFKRIHKEHKKFWNDERLAKAQSIGMTPEEISTLASIVEEETNNNDEKPKVAGLYINRLRIGMPLQADPTIKFALQDFGLRRITNENLQVESPYNTYVNIGLPPGPIRIPTVKGIDSVLNYTKHNYIYMCAKEDFSGTHNFASNYTDHMINARKYWKALNDKKIFK
- a CDS encoding thiamine pyrophosphate-dependent enzyme, which encodes MNKQLLLGDEAIAQAALDAGLSGVYAYPGTPSTEITEYIQLSPITNERNIHNRWSANEKTAMEAALGMSYAGKRALVCMKHVGMNVAADCFINSAITGVNGGLIVIAADDPSMHSSQNEQDSRFYGDFSLIPMYEPSNQQEAYDMVYNGFEFSEKTGEPILLRMVTRLAHSRSGVERKEQKPQNELTFSDDPRQFILLPAIARKRYKMLLARQDEFIKASEESPYNKYIDGPNKKMGIIACGIGYNYLMENYPEGCEFPVLKIGQYPLPKKQLLQLVEVCDEILVLEDGQPFVEKHLKGYLGIGVKVKGRLDGTLSQDGELNPDSVARAVGKENKSEFTVPEIVEMRPPALCEGCGHRDMYTTLTEVLRNEYPGHKVFSDIGCYTLGANAPFNAINSCVDMGASITMAKGASDAGVYPAVAVIGDSTFTHSGMTGLLDCINENSNVTIVISDNETTAMTGGQDSAGTGRIESICTGLGVDPTHVRVVVPLKKNYEEMKQVIREELNYHGVSVIIPRRECIQTLARKKRNK
- a CDS encoding indolepyruvate oxidoreductase subunit beta produces the protein MKKDIILSGVGGQGILSIATVIGKAALKDGLYMKQAEVHGMSQRGGDVQSNLRISDQPIASDLIPTGKCDLIISLEPMEGLRYLPYLSPTGWLVTNETPFINIPNYPAEDKVLEEISKLPHKVVLNVDKVAKEVGSPRVANIVLLGATIPFLGIDYQKIQDSIREIFQRKGDAIVEMNLKALAAGKEIAEKLM
- the xpt gene encoding xanthine phosphoribosyltransferase, whose product is MQLLKKRILQDGKCFEGGILKVDSFINHQMDPTLMKSIGVEFVRRFAATNVNKIMTIEASGIAPAIMTGYLMDLPVVFAKKKSPKTIQNALSTTVHSFTKDRDYEVVISSDFLTPTDNILFVDDFLAYGNAALGVLDLIRQSGANLVGMGFIIEKAFQNGRKTLEAQGVRIESLAIIEDLSNCQIKIK
- a CDS encoding EFR1 family ferrodoxin (N-terminal region resembles flavodoxins. C-terminal ferrodoxin region binds two 4Fe-4S clusters.) → MIFYFSGTGNSKWIALQLSKVQNEQLVFIPDALHKLDFQYYIADNEKIGFIFPIYSWGVPPIVLQFIQRLTFLNYHNQYLFFVCSCGDDIGLAHRMFCNAVKKKSWECNAGFSVIMPNNYVLLPGFDIDSKELEKYKLQEAIDRVAEINHAIEEKKALFNCNKGKFPFIKTKIINPLFVRKGIVTSKFFTTDDCISCKRCEMFCPVGNIVLVDCKPVWGDNCTSCLACYHICPKHAVQYGKQTLKKGQYFNPNRI
- the rplT gene encoding 50S ribosomal protein L20, which translates into the protein MPRSVNHVASKARRKKILKLTRGYFGARKNVWTVAKNTWEKGLTYAFRDRRNKKRNFRALWIQRINAAARLEGMSYSKLMGGLHKAGIEINRKVLADLAMNHPEAFKAVVAKAKVA
- the rpmI gene encoding 50S ribosomal protein L35, whose product is MPKMKTNSGSKKRFTLTGTGKIKRKHAFHSHILTKKTKKRKRNLCYSTTVDTTNVSQIKELLAMK
- the infC gene encoding translation initiation factor IF-3, translated to MKNDTLKGQYRINEQIRAKEVRIVGDEVEPKVYPIFQALKMAEEKEMDLVEISPNAQPPVCRIIDYSKFLYQLKKRQKEQKAKQVKVNVKEIRFGPQTDDHDYNFKLKHAKGFLEDGDKVKAYVFFKGRSILFKEQGEVLLLRFANDLEEYAKVDQMPILEGKRMTIQLSPKKKEGAPKKPVVNIKTATPDAVKADGNAEKE
- the thrS gene encoding threonine--tRNA ligase, whose amino-acid sequence is MIKITFPDGSVREYNEGVNGLQIAESISSRLAQDVLACGVNGEIYDLGRPIKEDASVVLYKWEDEEGKHAFWHTSAHLLAEALQELYPGIQFGIGPAIENGFYYDVDPGEAVIKEADLPAIEAKMAELVAKKEAVVRADIAKSDALKMFGNRGETYKCELISELEDGHITTYTQGAFTDLCRGPHLMTTAPIKAIKLTSVAGAYWRGHEDRKMLTRIYGITFPKKKMLDEYLTLMEEAKKRDHRKIGKEMQLFMFSDTVGKGLPMWLPKGTALRLRLQEFLRRIQTRYDYQEVITPPIGNKLLYVTSGHYAKYGKDAFQPIHTPEEGEEYFLKPMNCPHHCEIYKNFPRSYKDLPLRIAEFGTVCRYEQSGELHGLTRVRSFTQDDAHIFCRPDQVKGEFLRVMDIISIVFRSMDFSNFEAQISLRDKVNREKYIGSDENWEKAEQAIIEACEEKGLKAKIEYGEAAFYGPKLDFMVKDAIGRRWQLGTIQVDYNLPERFDLEYMGSDNQKHRPVMIHRAPFGSMERFVAVLIEHTAGKFPLWLTPDQVAILPISEKFNEYAEQVKMYLKTREIRAIVDDRNEKIGRKIRDNEMKRIPYMLIVGEKEAENGEVSVRRQGEGDKGTMKFEEFAKIMNEEVQNMINKW